One genomic window of Spirochaetota bacterium includes the following:
- a CDS encoding GNAT family N-acetyltransferase, giving the protein MEYTQQNYGQGTGKFENGIGALFARPYMLQLAGFKAKVNLVIDKGEYIIKTAESEFELEQALKLRHEVFIVELLGRKKLFGIDMDRYDTMCDHLMVFEKLSGTCVGTYRLNSSVYSTEFYSETEFSLGSLPGLEGNKLEIGRACIKKEFRRSNMMGLLWEGIYAYMGKIAARYVFGCSSIMTVEPLQIALAQRFLLNSGFHTNELGVQPRKKYAVKNLEESMKVIDLLGPESIREAAKKLVPRLILDYFNFGARVCGDPAVDMNFKCADVFTILDLSNLNNSYKEERFIK; this is encoded by the coding sequence ATGGAATATACACAGCAGAATTACGGGCAGGGAACCGGGAAATTCGAGAACGGTATTGGCGCCCTCTTTGCGCGGCCTTACATGCTGCAGCTCGCGGGCTTCAAGGCCAAGGTGAACCTGGTAATCGACAAGGGCGAATATATAATAAAAACGGCCGAAAGCGAATTTGAGCTGGAACAGGCCCTCAAGCTCCGGCACGAGGTTTTTATCGTCGAGCTCCTGGGCAGGAAGAAGCTTTTCGGCATAGACATGGACCGCTACGACACCATGTGCGACCACCTCATGGTGTTCGAGAAGCTTTCGGGGACCTGCGTGGGAACCTACCGGCTGAATTCAAGCGTGTACTCGACGGAATTCTATTCCGAGACGGAATTCAGCCTGGGAAGCCTTCCCGGATTGGAAGGAAACAAGCTGGAGATCGGCAGGGCGTGCATAAAGAAGGAATTTCGCAGGAGCAACATGATGGGGCTGCTCTGGGAGGGGATATACGCGTACATGGGAAAGATCGCCGCGCGCTACGTGTTCGGGTGCTCGAGCATCATGACGGTAGAACCGCTGCAGATCGCCCTCGCGCAGCGCTTCCTGCTGAACTCGGGATTCCATACGAATGAGCTGGGGGTCCAGCCCAGGAAGAAATACGCGGTGAAAAACCTGGAAGAGTCGATGAAGGTGATCGATCTCCTGGGACCGGAGTCGATAAGGGAGGCCGCGAAAAAGCTCGTGCCCCGGCTCATCCTCGATTACTTCAACTTCGGCGCGCGCGTGTGCGGCGACCCCGCGGTGGATATGAATTTCAAGTGCGCGGATGTATTCACCATCCTCGACCTTTCGAACCTCAACAATTCATATAAGGAAGAGCGGTTCATAAAGTGA
- a CDS encoding adenylate/guanylate cyclase domain-containing protein, which translates to MIKNDPFARSNWKMIAGLVTLLCLLLFNGFFGIYSLTGAKRTTAYFTDARAAAKDVQALFMKQVQTWKNLLLSREHAADYRAYYYEFSKYTARIQDVLFNLQMSLDKHPEIETMIRESRDSYGALSDRYVTLIFAMERKQDFLGEDPAAIMQDREEAALQDMERIVKAIDRLAAQEIERAGDFYLVMAASSLGLVVIVFIFMIVQIVVNNRNTQRWILRIGQRLNSYLPPQLAGSIFRNDGQLEAANARKHVSVCFTDLQGFTAMTEQLPPETTSRVLNEYLSSMTLIAHAWGGLVDKFIGDGIMIVFGALDDYSEASQARRCAGMAIEMQNTMSMLRDKWTAARVEFPLRLRIGINSGIATVGTFGPEDRKVYTAIGSVVNIASRLEQICPADKILLSETTNKLVADSIRCREIGEFSVKGIAGELRLYEITPDTSAIFKASQVKWK; encoded by the coding sequence ATGATTAAAAACGATCCTTTCGCACGGTCGAACTGGAAGATGATCGCGGGGCTGGTTACGCTGCTCTGCCTCCTGCTCTTCAACGGATTCTTCGGCATATATTCGCTCACCGGCGCGAAACGCACCACCGCCTACTTTACAGACGCGCGCGCCGCGGCGAAAGACGTCCAGGCCCTTTTCATGAAGCAGGTGCAAACCTGGAAAAACCTGCTTCTCAGCAGGGAACATGCGGCCGATTACCGGGCGTATTATTATGAATTTTCCAAGTATACCGCGCGTATCCAGGACGTGCTCTTCAACCTCCAGATGTCCCTGGACAAACACCCTGAAATCGAAACCATGATCAGGGAATCCAGGGATTCATACGGTGCTCTTTCGGACCGCTATGTAACCCTGATCTTCGCGATGGAGAGAAAGCAGGATTTTCTTGGCGAAGATCCCGCGGCCATCATGCAGGATCGGGAGGAGGCGGCGTTGCAGGACATGGAACGGATCGTCAAGGCGATAGACCGGCTCGCCGCGCAGGAGATTGAAAGGGCGGGCGATTTTTACCTGGTCATGGCGGCGTCGTCGCTGGGACTCGTCGTGATCGTCTTCATCTTTATGATCGTCCAGATCGTCGTCAACAACCGGAATACGCAGAGATGGATTCTCAGAATAGGGCAAAGGCTGAACAGTTACCTGCCGCCGCAGCTCGCCGGCTCCATTTTTCGCAACGATGGACAGCTCGAGGCCGCGAACGCGAGGAAGCATGTCTCCGTGTGTTTTACCGATCTCCAGGGATTTACCGCCATGACCGAACAGCTTCCCCCCGAAACGACATCACGTGTCCTGAACGAATACCTTTCCTCAATGACGCTTATCGCCCACGCATGGGGCGGGCTGGTCGACAAATTCATAGGGGACGGCATCATGATCGTGTTCGGGGCGCTCGACGACTACAGCGAGGCATCGCAAGCGCGCCGATGCGCGGGTATGGCGATCGAGATGCAGAATACCATGTCCATGCTCCGGGACAAGTGGACGGCGGCGCGGGTTGAATTCCCTCTTCGCCTCAGGATAGGCATTAACTCCGGCATCGCGACGGTCGGGACCTTCGGTCCGGAGGACCGGAAGGTATACACGGCGATCGGCTCGGTCGTAAACATAGCCTCACGGCTCGAACAGATCTGTCCCGCCGACAAGATTCTGCTCAGCGAGACTACCAATAAACTGGTGGCGGACAGTATAAGGTGTCGGGAGATCGGCGAATTCAGCGTCAAGGGAATAGCCGGGGAGCTTCGCCTGTACGAGATTACCCCGGATACGTCCGCGATTTTCAAGGCGTCGCAAGTTAAGTGGAAATAG
- the pstA gene encoding phosphate ABC transporter permease PstA, with protein sequence MKRSAAMTERAMFLILRGLSFAVIVFLIVMLGFIFKKGFSALSWEFLTQSPTNEMTGGGIFPAIMGTFYLMIGASVISIPIGVVTAIYLTEYAQSPRIVKIIRLGINNLAGVPSVVFGLFGLSFFVTFLNFGTSIAAGSFTLGLLNLPVIIRSTEEALITVPGTYREASLSLGATRWQTIYKIVLPSALPGILTGVMLSLGRAAGETAPIMFTAATFYTPDLPGSVMDEVMALPYHIYVMATAGTHIQATRHLQYGTAIVLIMLVLVLNLAGLVMRYRFRKKMKGI encoded by the coding sequence ATGAAACGCAGTGCCGCTATGACCGAGCGCGCGATGTTCCTCATCCTGAGGGGTCTTTCCTTTGCCGTGATAGTGTTCCTGATCGTGATGCTCGGGTTCATTTTCAAGAAGGGTTTCTCCGCGCTGTCGTGGGAATTTCTCACGCAGAGCCCGACCAACGAGATGACGGGGGGAGGGATATTCCCGGCCATCATGGGGACATTTTATCTCATGATCGGCGCGTCGGTCATTTCGATCCCCATTGGCGTCGTAACGGCAATCTATCTCACCGAGTACGCGCAGAGTCCCCGCATAGTGAAGATCATCCGTCTGGGGATCAACAATCTCGCAGGCGTGCCCTCGGTGGTGTTCGGCCTGTTCGGGCTGAGCTTTTTCGTCACCTTCCTGAACTTTGGTACCTCGATCGCCGCGGGATCGTTCACACTGGGTCTCCTCAACCTTCCCGTCATCATCCGCTCAACGGAGGAGGCGCTTATCACGGTTCCGGGAACGTACCGCGAGGCGTCGCTCTCGCTTGGGGCGACCAGGTGGCAGACGATCTACAAGATCGTGCTTCCGAGCGCGCTGCCCGGCATTCTTACCGGCGTTATGCTCTCGCTGGGACGCGCGGCGGGGGAAACCGCGCCCATCATGTTCACGGCGGCCACGTTTTATACGCCGGACCTTCCCGGCTCGGTCATGGACGAGGTGATGGCGCTCCCTTACCATATATATGTGATGGCCACTGCCGGCACGCACATCCAGGCGACGCGCCATCTCCAGTACGGAACCGCCATCGTGCTCATAATGCTCGTCCTGGTGCTGAACCTGGCGGGTCTCGTTATGCGCTATCGTTTCAGGAAAAAGATGAAGGGGATTTGA
- the pstC gene encoding phosphate ABC transporter permease subunit PstC: MKAASKPHNSILYDKILSRAFLVVGLSCLVVLLLIMLFLFIEGIPLFKTISVSDFLLGDAWYPTSTPERYGAYPLIIASLFVTILASLIAVPLSLALAVYLAELAHPVVKEIVKPVVEIIASIPSVVIGFFGMVVLAPWMQETFGLDTGLNILNAAAMLAFMAVPTIASISEDAISSVPMSLKEGSYALGANRWQTIFHITIPASLSGIWTAVILGISRVIGETMVVLMVAGGAAIIPWSPFDPARPLTADIAAEMAEAPYRSTHYHALFAIGIILFIITLFFNIIADYLSNKYKFKES, from the coding sequence ATGAAAGCCGCATCAAAACCGCATAACAGCATCCTTTACGACAAGATACTCAGCCGGGCATTCCTCGTGGTAGGGTTGAGCTGCCTCGTGGTACTGCTGCTGATAATGCTCTTCCTCTTTATAGAAGGAATTCCCCTGTTCAAGACGATAAGCGTGTCGGATTTTTTACTGGGTGACGCATGGTACCCTACGAGTACGCCCGAGCGCTACGGGGCGTACCCGCTCATCATCGCCTCGCTGTTCGTGACGATTCTCGCCTCGCTCATCGCCGTGCCGCTGTCGCTCGCGCTGGCCGTATACCTGGCGGAGCTCGCCCACCCGGTCGTCAAGGAAATCGTGAAACCGGTGGTCGAGATCATCGCGTCCATACCCTCGGTGGTAATCGGATTTTTTGGCATGGTGGTGCTGGCCCCCTGGATGCAGGAGACGTTCGGCCTTGATACGGGCCTGAACATCCTGAATGCCGCGGCCATGCTCGCCTTCATGGCGGTGCCCACCATCGCGAGCATCAGCGAGGACGCGATCTCGTCGGTCCCCATGTCGCTCAAGGAAGGGTCGTACGCCCTGGGCGCGAACCGGTGGCAAACCATATTCCACATAACGATCCCGGCGTCCCTCTCGGGAATCTGGACCGCCGTCATACTCGGCATTTCGCGCGTGATAGGCGAGACCATGGTCGTCCTCATGGTGGCGGGCGGCGCGGCGATCATACCGTGGTCGCCCTTCGACCCGGCGCGGCCGCTCACCGCGGACATCGCGGCGGAGATGGCGGAGGCACCGTACCGGAGCACCCACTACCATGCCCTCTTCGCGATCGGCATCATTCTTTTCATTATCACCCTGTTTTTCAACATTATCGCCGACTACCTGTCCAATAAATACAAGTTCAAGGAATCGTAG
- the thiE gene encoding thiamine phosphate synthase, whose translation MEISDTKKKMLSHPLYCITADKFSNGRTVLQVAGAMLDAGARIIQYREKAPSMLRKYEECIALRALTAKTGATFIVNDDIHIAMAVGADGVHIGQDDMPIEAVRTLVGDEMIIGLSTHSPEQARDAIARGADYIGVGPLFQTFTKDDVCAPVGLEYLDFAVKNVHIPFVAIGGIKLDNLREVASRGARCAALVTEIVGAADIGEAVRQALAIMAANSPQL comes from the coding sequence CACCCGCTGTACTGTATAACGGCGGATAAATTTTCCAACGGGAGAACGGTGCTACAGGTGGCGGGCGCGATGCTCGATGCGGGTGCGCGGATCATCCAGTACCGCGAAAAGGCGCCCAGCATGCTCCGGAAATACGAGGAGTGCATCGCCCTGCGCGCCCTCACCGCGAAGACCGGCGCGACCTTCATCGTGAACGACGACATCCATATCGCCATGGCGGTGGGCGCGGACGGGGTCCATATCGGGCAGGACGACATGCCCATCGAGGCCGTGCGGACGCTCGTGGGCGACGAGATGATTATCGGGCTTTCCACGCACTCCCCGGAACAGGCCCGCGACGCGATCGCACGGGGGGCCGACTATATCGGCGTGGGACCGCTCTTCCAGACCTTCACCAAGGACGATGTGTGCGCCCCCGTGGGTCTCGAGTACCTGGACTTCGCGGTGAAAAACGTGCACATCCCCTTCGTGGCGATCGGCGGGATCAAGCTGGACAATCTTCGCGAGGTCGCCTCGCGGGGGGCGCGCTGCGCCGCTCTCGTGACCGAAATCGTGGGCGCCGCGGATATCGGGGAGGCCGTCCGGCAGGCGCTCGCGATCATGGCGGCGAATTCACCTCAACTTTAA